The window ACCAAACACAACTGTTTTATCCCAAAGAGAGTATCCATACTATCAGAATTGGATTGACGACATCCAGTGCTTCAACGCACATCTTGTTAACCATCGGGGCCTCATCCCAAATAAGCAGTTTTGTACTCCGAATGAGCTCACCCAATTTGCTGCTTGGAGAAATAGTGCAAAATGACTCATCCGTAAGATGAAGCGGTATGTGAAAACGTGAATGATCCGTCCAACCTCCAGATAATAGCAAAGCTGCTATCCCACTTGATGCAACATTTAAAACAATCTCTCCTTTACTGTACAATGCAGCTGAGAGTGTTTTCCAAAGGAAGGTTTTTCCAATACCGCCATATATCTAATACGAATGAAACATACTTAAAAACTAGATTATACTTGATGGATCTCATAATAATGAAACATACttcaaatatttaaaaaaataacatTTAACATACATAATAGTTCATAGATATCATACAAATggaaattatttaaaacatatttaaaaCTTAAGTCTATAAGTGTTGCAAGACTTCGTTGTATAAAACTTTTTTTGAGCATGTGCGTTGTACGAATGTGTAACAAACCGTGCAATAAAAGGGATTTGCGtttatattggtatgtaaatagcgatactaaaaaaaataggaaagtataagaattatttaagagcccgtggtgttgaattttttttaaaaatttattattattttcaatggaAAGATTACTCGTTTTGACCCTAACCCATTTGACCCAAGCCCGTTGACACAAACCTATTTTGACTCGGCTGCCTAAGCTGACCTGCCTAGCCATTTCACAACGTTTAGATTTCAATAGTCATTTTAACATGCCAAACATGTCAGCGTATATTATCAAACATGTCAAACTTGTATTTTATCTCCAAAAAGTCATAGATGTCAAACTTAGTCATTTATATTTACATCTTGATATTTCATATTAGATTAGAATTGCCCATGGTTATATAAAATGGATGTGATTGTTTCCCTAGTTCAATGTGACTTAAAAGTCAGAGATGTTAATTTGCTATATATTCACATTAGCTGACAGTTATTATATTTGGGAACTTACTTCAACATAAAGGCCCCATTCACTCCATCCATCAATTTCGGAACGGTTTAGAGCTCGTGCATTGCACGGATGGGTAAATAACAGTGTAAAATTAATTGAGTTTAtcaaataattacggagtattttttagagctaatattttcaataaaatgataataattgataAAATTATTAAATTGATAACACTTAAAAAATTATTAGTGTGGAGCCCGTTCATTATACGGTAgttaaaaaataatttaaaaatcaCTTTGCAGTTTTGCTGTAATaggttttagagcccgtgcgttgcacgagtgGATAAAAAACGGTGCAACGTTAATTAAGTTTATCAAACAATTATTGTTGTGAGCTATAGATACAATGATCTAAATAAAATGTGGTATGATATGTACCAATGAATAGTCAACCTTGTTATAAATGCCAAAAACAACCTTGATATTTGCCCGTGCACACATTTGAAAAATTGCTTAAAAAATGTGTTTCAAACATATGTAATTATTTACGAAGAAATAATCCATGAGAGATTGAAGCTAGAAACCGTATTGGATGACATGAGAGATGTCATATACTACGTATGTTTTAAGAAGAAATAGTAGACATACTGAAATAAATACTATTAAAGTGAGCTAATTATTACCACAACATTTAAGCTAAACTGCAGTGTTCGGGGCAAGAAAGCCTAATTCAACGACCCAACATTACAGTGTTCGGGGCAAGAAAGCCTAATTCGACGACAcacacaaaaagaaaaaaaaaaaacagatgtcAACATCAATGGTTCCGCAAGCATGAACATTGGGTGGAAATCATAGTAAACCTGCAAAACATAAAAATGGTTTTTAGACATGGAGAAAAACATCACAGTCAGCATGATTTATAATATACTGCATATAATGAATTATTTGAAACTCAAATCAATATTTCATATCATCAAGCCAAAGATTGCTGAAAAAACTAAAAAGGTCAAACCTTTGACGAAAATCGACTCGTCTTACAAAGGTAACCGGCCTTAATGACACATATGATGGTCCTCAATCCATTATCGCCCATTGTGATCCTCTACCGTCCTTTTATAAAGCCCGGCCTATGTTTATCTTAGAAGAATCTCACAAAAACAAAGAACGTGGTGAAACAAAAGTCAAAAATGGGCAATCCACCTAAAATATTTAACATCTTTCATCTAAAGCTTGTTAACATGTAAAGTAATTAATATTTGCATATTATCCAATATCATGTTAACTGCAAAAAGAATGTAAAGAGCACAAACTTCGTTATAAGCAACACAAACACCTATCCAAATTTATAATGTAActatagaaatgagagagaaaagttcAATTTATAATGAGGCATAAAAATAGTAGAAAGGAATTAAAAGCTTACCCACTATGAATCCTTGAAACTGATCATCTTTATTGTCATAAGATCCTTTCCAATCTCTTTAATCGCCCCCCTTGAGTTTGACTATTGTCCAATATATAACTGAATTCAATCAAATAAACAAATTCAATACTGCTCATATAAAACACAAAGAGAACCAGGTCACTAAATATGATTTCATAAGCATTAAACAATAGGCATATCGGTTATCATGTAGAAGGGTCAAGGGTGATTTTGACTCAGGTTGCAATACGTATTGGGAATTCATATTATAAAAGAAATAAGTGGTAACTAAAACTAATGACTAACCACCACATGATCACAAACATATGCCTATTTTAAGAAGATAGAAATTAGTAACCATTATTACCCCAACTTCGAATACATTTCTAGCTCACCTACATCACAATAATACCAAACATAAACTTTTTTAGTAATACATGACTGAAATGATCTGAAGAAAGGGTATAAGATGAGAACATTTGACATCACAAACTCAAAGTTACCATATTGTTTAAATACTTCCTGTATTATTGAGCAGACTGTTTCAACTTTTCCCTGAAGTATTCAAGTATGTGCGAGGTTTAGCCCTTTCTTtatgacttaacgcatcggccacaacattggcttttcccggatgatataaaagttcgcaatcataatcattcaacgtctcaatccatcttcgttgcctcatattcaactgtttctgatcaaggatatgctgaagacttttgtgatcagtgtacaccgtacttttgaccccatgaagataatgtctccaaatcttaagcgcaaacacaataactcccaactctaaatcatgggttgtatagttctgttcgtggatcttcaattgtcatgacgcgtacgcaataactttctttcgttgcatcaaaacacaaccaaagccctgacgcaaagcatcacaataaacgacaaaatcacattaccctcaggtagtgacaatatcggagcggtagtcaacttcttcttcagagtttgaaaagcagtctcttgttcatccttccactcatacttcttccccttgtgcgttaaagcagtcagaggtttcgctatacgagagaaatcttgaatgaaccttctgtagtaacctgccaaccctagaaactgacaaacctgagtaggagttttcgaaaTTTCCCACTTCCCAATTTCCTCaaccttggcaggatcaacttgtattccttgtttactaacaatatgtccaaggaattgaacttcttttaaccagaaagcacacttagagaacttagcgtacaactcttctttcctcaacaaatcaagcaccaacttcaaatgttcttcgtgcttttcatcactcttggaataaataaggatgtcgtcgatgaagacaataacaaatttttccagatagggtctgcacacacggttcatgaggtccatgaacacagcaagtgcgtttgtcaatccgaacggcataacaaggaattcatagtgaccataacgggtgcgaaaagcagttttcggaacatcagattctttaacacgcagttgatgataaccggaatgaagatcgatttagaataaatagacgaacctcgaagctgatcgaacagatcattaaTTCTTGGAAGAGGGTGACGGTTTTTAagtgtaagcttgttcaattcacgataatcaatacacaaacgaaacaaaccatctttcttcttaacaaaaagaacaggagctccccatggggatgaactaggacgaataaaacccttgtctaacaactcacgaagttgacttgacaattcttgaagttcggaaggcgcaagtcgataaggagcacgtgctacaggagcagcactgggaacaagatcgatttgaaattctaccccGCGTTGCGGCGGagggccaggtaaatcttcgggaaatacctcgaaaaaatctctaacaatatgaacatcaccaacgcccttctcttctctatcagaatcaacaacatgggctagaatagcttgacagcctttgcgaagatgtttatgaactttcaaacagctaataagatttaactgtctgcatttcttatccccaaaaaccatcagcggctctccaaccacattagtaatacgaatagctttctcGTAATACACAATCTCAGCgcgattcgcagacaaccaatctgtaagtaactagaggggggtgaatagttacttaatacgtttttaacactttttcgattgatcaccaaattcgattcaactttgatcaacctacacaacccaaacttgatgtgtgtagtgtatatgttcaaaatgataaatgaagtaatgtaaagaacatagacacaaggatttatagtggttcaggtggatgttaactaatctaccttaatccactccccgattacactaatcaggatttgttgcttcactaagcacttttctccaaacccggtggagatccgatttataagtcttcaacttctttggtagacaacaaacctaatctttctatccctttgaaagatcaactccaacctagatcaacttgtcttcaccttggacaagtattaatctccaaataagattaatcaccttcctaagtccctttaaggaagtagatcactaagctagccgatgcttctactaattgaagttacaagacttatgcacttttgcaatgatgatcctaacataatactaggacatacattacattaagtaaactcacaagataaatgattttgattagtaagtttacaacaacccaattctatgtctataagatcatagaatcttctctttcttgatcacatttgagtagtaattgatgcacttgtgatcactggaaatgAGCCTTTGAAATAAGCAAGAGGGTCACCttgaaatgctcttaaatgttttccttttatagtgagattcaaaaagtagccgttgacataTGGTTGCCATCACGGTCGACCATGGTGCGACCGtgtgtgctccagtccaaatttggtatccgttgtatagctgtttgactcaaatttgaacactacattttggcacctttactccttctagcacctgcaaaagaaaccaaacatcctatacaagtactatatgcattaagtgtgtgagatttggtcttaatgcatgaaagtgactaatcattccaaaagtggtaaacccaacattcttggagaagtgtcttgattgatattttgagaaatcacagtttggtcaagacttagttagtcactttaatgcccttggttcaattctaaagactagtcactatgtcattaacttcctagttttaattaatcacaagtcatgtcctctttgagtttaattagagattaattgaatgatgtctctataagataatcatgaagtatgtagagacattaaggttaagttattcttgaataagcaactacacttagttacttagactagaccaaatagacaattgactctaatttcattgtgaaccattttacacttaatctattggagtaggttagttacttgaatcctaactaatgagcacatagcaaacatattaatcaagttgacaagtttatgagtattaagcatattgacaagtagcaagtaatactcacataacaagagatagttattctaggatagaTACTTGCACAATTTATAATTTAatcacttaataagtttaatttgcaatataacatattgcttgattaatgtgtaagcacacattaatgtccaacacatgtacaagggaagagcaatctctagttgggacttggtgaccatcctaaatgtatctaagtgtgttttagtattacaagtcattactagttaatcttgagagcattgttcctcatttagccttaattaatcactaagtcatttctaatagcaatcatttttctagtgacattggcttaagtgtgttggtacttgatgatcatactaaggatatctagataagaattaagatcacaagttgttgattaacacttatgtgttatgcctaatcttggttaatttgtcattaagatgtcattaggcgtaattaatcacaattagtgtttttatgaccaaaactcggttgagtatgaagaaggcatctattctaagcatgttgagaaaggtttcatgaattatagatgtcgggaactagtcaaactttattttgtcgaaaatggtaacagagaaaactgcggtcgcactgcggttgaccgtggtggcgaccgtgcaacttgttttcacaaaactgcgttgcaattcagttttgagtttcacggttgactatgccgttgaccgtacctcgaccgtgtgtttagctaaACTTTTGATTTCATTCTGTAACTTAtgcttgacttggtcgtttgcaagataaagtatggattagtgaccttgcgtgttttatgttaagatgtcagtcatcacttatgcatatgcatgtatcatcatcaaaatatattctttggttaatcatacttaagtttatcgtttagtgcattaacccacattcaaccaacacaaTCCATaacaataacaatgtcaaaactgcCTAAGTCAATCAGTATcaaatctacctcaaaatctctaccagccagattaatgttacatttacgatacacagtcttagcagtaagcactttaccattagctatcactacaacataagtattgtctagaggagttaacggagttttgatttttggacttaatttactcgacacaaaactcaaatcagcccctgaatcaaatagtatatATAAActaataaatcgttgaccgagaacgtacccgtaacaagttttggatcttcctcagcatccctggcattaatgttgaatgcccttccacgtgcattctcagtagtctttTTGTTGGGGCGGACATCACGAAAATGCCCCGGCTTACCGCATTCataacaaactctctgattaccaccatttctcggcttcccattaccattaccaccattgtTACCAACATTGTTACTACCACCTgtagcaggagtagcagaacctgacataagcaccgtacaatctttagcaatgtgtccctgtttggaacacctcttacaagtaactgtacaataaccatcatgagccttataacatcgagggcaaacacgctgattacggttattagaaccagaagtatcttgtttcttctgctgattttggtcctggttacggttgttatcccactttcttttcccattatcagccttcttaacaacctcctcactggcatcagtcacaactgccttacttctcctcaaaatcttatcattaagcttatgctccatagacatagcagcctcaatagtctggggctcactagactcaaccccatgctcgattcgctcagataacccatcaatataagcttcaatcttaaggttCTCATCAGCATAAGTATTTGGACACAACAATGTCAATTCAAAGAATCTTTggtcataggcatctaactcggtgcccttcattttcaagttcttaagctcagcttctaacttcttaagttcaccccggggacgataacgggtgatcattctttctttaaaattattccaagtcaaaccatacgtcacatcattacccaaactattcaccaagttgttccaccaagttaatgcactaTCTTTAAGAGTGCAGCTTGCGAAACTAACCTTATCCTCCTCTTGGACTCTGCTAACCCTAAAAATAGACTCAatttctcaaaccaacgagtaagtccaatgggtccttcagtgccactaaattcttgtggacgacttgccataaaagtcttgtgggaacATCACACCTGGTTGTTGTTATtcacattagcattagcattagctgccatagcagctgctatCCCTTCAGAAATTAAGCGTTGCAtgcgagcttcgttggactcacggggaggcacgatcttcaaaacagaataacacaaccgttactactaagaataataccagtgttataaaggaatagatcggacacaaaagattaaccattaaagtaatagtcaataaacactttgagtaataacatgatagttatgatatttatagaaatagccaccacatgcatacatactttatgatagaaatcatacaacatgcatagcacctaacatacatgaactatattacgcataatataacatgccaagagtcatagCATCcgaaataaaatgataatgataaccagatgttataaaagaaataaccatccatacataaatgaaaaatatcccataacaaaatcctcggcaaaacgccgtacaacaccctaaaaatgaatgtataaaagaACATTAAGTCTTATGgaataaataatcaatcatgaatcatcacatcacatctacttggagcgggtgtgataagttGGGCCAGTATGAGGCtcgtcaggagtctcatacttcctcaactttcctttcacatcctccaactccgtcttcaaaccacgaaccacgctctcaagagcctcaaacttagcgtccacctcacgGTAACGCTTCCTAGTCTCGAATTCGATCCTTTTCTTGAAGCTAACGAACGTATCCATAGcagctctaatctcatccatcacctAGTTATGCGACAAGACACGCATACAGTCGCTAAGAGGGTCAATGCGAGTCTCATTCATATATGCCCTGGTCATGtgagtgatggtagccatgtagtagttaacAGGATCTCTTAGGCGATGTTGTCTTGCACGACGAGCGGCAGTAGACGGTGAAACGGGAGCAGGAACGGAAGTGTTGCTTGaagccgacatctgcaaacagtaaaaccacaaaccacatacaatatagaaatatcataagcaataacttataattattcctcatacgaaatgaaatgcataataatgctataacaaaaagggtcaggctgtagactagactctaatgcaccctaaaaaccacgggttaACCACATTATGACCGcgtagttccctacaaccagagctctaataccaactgtgatggccccgtcaatacacttaacggctccgtcacttggtcccacagcttgatcgaacttaaatgaatttaataaacgatattgcattcttttatttcaaaaatttcccgaaaaggaaacataccaaaatatgtagtttaaataacccaacatattaataaccaaagttgacattagaacattgtcaacaaaacccacaagtttaaattatccaaaaatagaatgcaagttcaaagtttcataaatgtttaacaaaatctgcccaaatgcatgcagactcttctaacacaggggaagcatcaaacaaactcaagtacctgtgaaaacatgtgagtaaactgtcaacaaaaatattgagtgaattataggtttaaataaacgtataaactttagaccacaagatttaaaatgttagaaaacataaaacattattccattatcaatgagccacttggtaaccacttaaccctttatttacccttgccaaacacaataaataatatatactgaacaagtgtatcttcaactaaatacgaagtactaaacattctgattataaattgctagcgcgactagcacgaaatggggttgtcaaacccgatagatctatccgtaggattcgcgttcaccagtagaaaccagtgattacagttaccagactagagaatatttttgttcaactcataatgaataatttaatttaattgccacttatgtctaaacgtaaaataaaatgcatgtaaccacatcccaaaaatatactttgaaaagtatgtaaaaacgggactataactcaccttaaagtaaacgaagtaaccacacaaaaatacgAACAGCAAATGATGTAAAGTAATCAgggatgatcacaacgccgacctataaacaaagcaggtcgatataaataactaacttaggtcaagttttagtatgatagctattgtacatgttgcaagtagacatagaacaacactcaacatgcattggtttgatcggaacagcgtacggacacatactttctatttttagaaagtttctatttttagcaggtttccatttttggaaagtttctatttttggaaagtttctattttaggaaagtttctatttttagaaagtttctatatttggaaagtttccatatttagaaagttgctattttggaaagtttataagttagaaaagtttccttaattaaaaagtcaacagaagtcaactgaaagtcaaagtcaactgaaagtcaactcaaaagttaacctttgtcaaacatagtcaacattgatttttaaagtataggttatattaataatataagttataatcttatttaaagtcatatatgtataattatgtcataacataagtttaattaaattaaaatgaattattaaagttaacataagtttaaatgatataattaatataacataagtatttaattaattaattaaatattaatcataatataagtattattaattaataataaattttaaatcatatcataagtattattaattaataatgaattattaatcatatcataagtttctaattataattattaaatcataagtatttaataataaaattataattaaataataactaagccttataataattaaataattaattaatccttattataagtattactataataatctcataacataagtttaatacttaccataagtatttttcattaataataaaagtattattaatcataagtttaattaaaagtttaattaaatcataattaattaataaatgatataataaatatatatatcaaaagtcttaaattaaattaattactttttacatcataagtaatttattaataatgaaattcattatttatatcataagtcttagtcaataaccataagttttaattaaaagttcatcgggtcataacttgagccccgagaatcagtttttggcgagtcttatatatatatcttcg of the Rutidosis leptorrhynchoides isolate AG116_Rl617_1_P2 chromosome 5, CSIRO_AGI_Rlap_v1, whole genome shotgun sequence genome contains:
- the LOC139849164 gene encoding uncharacterized protein, which translates into the protein MARQIYGGIGKTFLWKTLSAALYSKGEIVLNVASSGIAALLLSGGWTDHSRFHIPLHLTDESFCTISPSSKLGELIRSTKLLIWDEAPMYGYSLWDKTVVFGGDFRQILPIIQKGKREDIVDASLNSSYLWDYVTVLKLTVNMRLCGIETDADTRSFVQWILDIGIGDVGEYED